The Deltaproteobacteria bacterium genome includes a window with the following:
- a CDS encoding TIGR00730 family Rossman fold protein gives MEELTGGETWRVFRIMSEFVEGFASLKDIGPAISIFGSARTARDEWGYKTAVKVAEGLGRRGFAVISGGGPGIMEAANRGARRGKGLSVGLNIQLPAEQKANRFQDISISFRHFFARKVMF, from the coding sequence ATGGAAGAGCTGACCGGAGGCGAAACGTGGCGGGTGTTCCGCATCATGAGCGAGTTCGTGGAGGGATTCGCGTCGCTCAAGGACATCGGGCCGGCGATCTCCATCTTCGGAAGCGCGCGGACCGCAAGGGACGAGTGGGGATATAAAACCGCGGTGAAGGTGGCGGAAGGGCTCGGCCGCAGGGGATTCGCCGTCATCTCGGGCGGGGGCCCGGGGATCATGGAGGCGGCCAACCGCGGCGCGCGGCGCGGGAAGGGGCTGTCCGTCGGCCTGAACATCCAGCTCCCGGCGGAGCAGAAGGCGAACCGGTTCCAGGACATCTCGATCTCTTTCCGGCACTTCTTCGCCCGCAAGGTGATGTTC